The following nucleotide sequence is from Candidatus Methanoperedens sp..
GCCGCCGGGATGATGTGCTTGGTGGGCATGGAACTGTAAGGTGAGGGCGCAGAGTTGCGATATTTGTGGTTTAATTATTATTTTCACCGCAAAGTACGCAAAGGGCGCAAAGATTTGAGGGAGACGCCATTCTCATTTTTTGGATGGTGCGCATGTTTTTGAGAGAAACAGCCAAGTATATAATATAATTTAGGAGAGTTGCTGAAATATTCGATAGTGTCAGAATATCTCAATTGTAGCTTCATCATCTTAAAATTAACACTGAATTATCATTCTAAGACTCTTCCTTGCTTTGAAAAATCTTGATAAAATTTTTCATAAATTGTTTTGTTTACAGGAAAAGGGAACGATAGAAAACCTGAACCATTGAAATAACCAGTTTCATTTGGGAATGGAAACTCTTTCATAAAAATCATTGGTCTAACCCATTCAAAATTACCTTCCTTGAATGGGAACTCATATTTTGTAGCGGGTTCTTTCCTCACGTATTCAGCGTTAAAACTATACCTTGTGTAATTTGCGCTTGTTCTGGTTAATATTTTAATCGGTTTTATCTCATTTTCTTTAAAATCCATATCCCAGCTATAAATCAAAACGTTTGTTTTATTTAATTTTGTTCTATTTATATCCGGACGAATTATATTTCCATCCACAAGGATAAAATCTGGATTGTTTTGAATCTTATCGAGTAACCAATCTGTTTCGTTCTCGTTAATTATCCAATTTGCGCGATAAGAAGTTATTTTAGCATTTTCTGCATTTTCTAAAATAAGATTTTCATCAATAGTTGTATTAACTACAACACCACTGTAGTCTAATAAAATAACAGTTGGGTTTCTTAACTGTTTATAGCTGAAACTTATTTGTATGTTTTCTATTTCAGAACGACTTTCATAAAAATTAAAGACAATTTGTTTATTAACATCATCAATTTTATACTTATATTTGTCACTTGGATTTATTTTAAAATCAAAACTGTCTTTTGGTAGGAAAAAGGTTTTACTGTTAAATAATTTTAAAGGTAAAGATGTAGGTTTAATATCAATTATTTCCGTGGTTTTTAATACATAATTCGGAGTCTCCAAACTCGCACCCATCAAATAATCTTCTGGAGCATAATCCCGGATAATTTCTGAAGTTAGGATATACGGAATAATATAAATCTTAATAATTAACATAGAGGCTATAAAAGTAATAATTGCAATAACTGAAGCAGTGAAAGTCAGATATGGATTACAATCTTCAAACCATTCTTTACTAAATAGTGTTACTTTTGAATTTTCATTTATTACAGTTTCTGATTTATTAACTTCATTGGCTTTCTTCTTCATACAAATAATTCATCTTAATATGCCTGCAATTTTTTCAATCATCACTCTATTATCGTATACGCCTTCAAATCACTCCCATCTCCGTCAACCTCTCCGGCAAATACTTATCCGTAACATAATCCAGACCCTTCCCCGCAAATGCCTGCTGTTCAGCCTTCTTCCCGATCTTTAGCATCAGGTTTATCTGGTCTTTCCAGTATGGCGTATCAAATCTCGGATCAGTAAGCTCGCTCTCAAGCGCCTTGATGTCCTGGTCATTCAGCTTGTCAGTAGAAAGCTGGTACTCCACGATATCAGATGCCTGCACCCCGATAAATTTCGCCGCAGGCGTTGCCATGAACTCGGATAGATGCGCACTCTTGATGGCGCCGTAGGCTACGCTTGCGTATATGCGAAAGCTCCAGGGATCACCGTCCGTGAATACGACAACGGGCAGCTTGAGTTCCTCGTTCATGCGCTTGATAATGCGCCGGGTACTTCGTGCGGGCTGGCCTTTCAAGTGCACAAGAATGGCATCGAATTTCTCATCAAACCCGTTCTCGATAAGCCTGTCCTGCATACCGCCTGTCTCGATGGCTATAATGAATTTGGCATCATGCTCCACGAACTTTATGGTCTCCACATTATAAGGTATCTGGTATCCTGCCTCGCCAACCTCATCCTGGCAGTGCATGGTGCGGTCGCCGCGCTTTGTTAATTCCTTGATCTTGATAGGTCCGTACAGTGTCGCGCCATTCTCTTCGGGACGGACATGGAAATCCTCGCGCTGCAAGCCAGTTATTATCTCAAGGTCTTCGATCAGGCGGTCGCTTTCTGCCTGTTCGTTGAATTTTGCGACATCCCAGTTTTCGCTGATATAATACAATTCTCTCAGGGTCGAGCTCTTATTCTGGTCAAGATGTCCCTTCATCAAGAGTTCCACCACATGCGATGTCTTAAGAAGCTGGGTTGCGCCCTTTACGGTTTTGGCGCTGCGCATGCTCTCGTTATCACCATAAACCCATACGTCGCTGTCCGTGTTCAATTCGATGTTCTTCTTGGTTCGCGAGGGCAGCGTGATATGAGGAATGGTCTCGCTCTCAAATTGCTCATAGAAATCCTGGATGAGTTTCTTTAAAGTCGTCTTTGAGAGGGAATCCCGTATCTCCTTATTGCTTTTTTCAGTTTCATTCATACGTTGACCGCCTTTGCGCCTGTAATAAGTTCGCTCTCAATGCCCTCGACCACAAGCTGTGGCAGTTTTGCCGCCTCTTCAAGAGCGATATCCAGCCTGTAGATGATGGCTTTCTGCTCACCCGGTTTAAGAGAGACTTTCCACACATAATCGACCTGTTTTCCCACAGGGATCTTTTTTGGCTCAGGACTTGGCGATACGATAGAATACGGGAGCGTCTCATGAAGATTAAAATGATGCACCGAATCCCCATGATTTTTAAAATGTATCTCTACCTCGCACCCGTTCCCGTTCTGCTTTACCACGCGCTGGCAAAATACATTTCTCATTATTTTTGCAACGATCGGCGTAATATCAGGTGTGGGGCGCTCTAATATCTCTCCCACTTTCTTTGCAATGCGGGGCAGGATAGAATAGATTATTTCTTCCTTTTCACGCCTTTTTTCAAGATTATCCTGCCTTGACAGATAATTCTTGAGCCTTCGCGCCACATCCTTGAGCGCAAGTTCCACCTCACTTATGATTTCAGGTACATCTGCTATTGCTTCTTTTGATTCGGAAGTAAAAGGGATATGTGTTGATGCCACATGCACCAGGATTATTACAGGACCGATAGGCAATGATCCACCTGGCTGGTTTAACGAATAACCCCTCCAGTTAAGATTCTCAATCGCATGTGTTATGGCGCATGCTCCCTGCTGGTATAAAAGAGGCACACGATTTGCAAATCTTAGAATCTCTACCTTTTCCTCCTTTGGGAGATTGCCGCCATAAGCAATGCCAGCTTCCACCTGGAATGGATGGCCGTTATGCACAGACGCAGGACGCGTGGTAGTTTCAATGAAATCCACAGTATGTTCCTTCCCCACACCTTTCCGGATAAGTTCCTCGGTTATGGGAGACAGGCAGTCAGTGGACGGCGCCAGTATCCTGACGATCTTGAATGCCCCGTGAAGCCTTTTTGCTTCATCCAGCTTGATCGCTTTTGGATTTGTTTCAGGATCCAGGCTTGCTTTCATGCAGATCTCATCAGCGGTTTTTGGTCCCATTCTTGAAAATGAGCTTCGCAAAAACGAATCAAGCCTGTCTGTTTCACAGTACCGCAGCATCTTCATTAACGTACCAAGCTCAATGCCATGAGGATGCGGCAGTATTTCCTTAGCCTGCAAAGGCAGTTTGTCGGTCGCCCTTTCAAATATTATCTGGTTATTATCAGGTTCAATAAGAGTTATGCGGGCATGGGGATTTACAATCGCCGTATCCTTCAGGTATTCGTAAACAGATTGTCTTCGTCCCCTGGCATAGGAAGCTTCCATCTCAAGTTCAAGACGCGTTCCCCGCATCCTGTCCCAGTCCACGATCTTATCGACAAGTATCTCAGGTTCGTTGGTATGGGTGTTTATAAGCAGTTCAAAATAATGAGCCGGAGCATCGCGATCTATTTTGGAAATAATCTTTACGGGCCTGCCTGAAGTTAACTGGGAATAAAGCACGGTTGCAGAGATGCCGATGCCCTGCTGCCCGCGGCTTTGTTTTACCGCATGAAAGCGTGAGCCATAAAGCAATTTTGCAAAAACCCTGGGGATCTGTTCCTTTACGATCCCGGGCCCATTATCCTCAACTATCAGGGTTAAATTCGTTTTAGATGTATTTTCAAGTTTAATAAAAATATCAGGTAAGATGCC
It contains:
- a CDS encoding DNA topoisomerase IV subunit A, with amino-acid sequence MNETEKSNKEIRDSLSKTTLKKLIQDFYEQFESETIPHITLPSRTKKNIELNTDSDVWVYGDNESMRSAKTVKGATQLLKTSHVVELLMKGHLDQNKSSTLRELYYISENWDVAKFNEQAESDRLIEDLEIITGLQREDFHVRPEENGATLYGPIKIKELTKRGDRTMHCQDEVGEAGYQIPYNVETIKFVEHDAKFIIAIETGGMQDRLIENGFDEKFDAILVHLKGQPARSTRRIIKRMNEELKLPVVVFTDGDPWSFRIYASVAYGAIKSAHLSEFMATPAAKFIGVQASDIVEYQLSTDKLNDQDIKALESELTDPRFDTPYWKDQINLMLKIGKKAEQQAFAGKGLDYVTDKYLPERLTEMGVI
- a CDS encoding DNA topoisomerase VI subunit B; this translates as MVIAEELAKKQKAISIAEFFEKNRQILGFDSGTRSLLTSVKEAVDNSLDACEESGILPDIFIKLENTSKTNLTLIVEDNGPGIVKEQIPRVFAKLLYGSRFHAVKQSRGQQGIGISATVLYSQLTSGRPVKIISKIDRDAPAHYFELLINTHTNEPEILVDKIVDWDRMRGTRLELEMEASYARGRRQSVYEYLKDTAIVNPHARITLIEPDNNQIIFERATDKLPLQAKEILPHPHGIELGTLMKMLRYCETDRLDSFLRSSFSRMGPKTADEICMKASLDPETNPKAIKLDEAKRLHGAFKIVRILAPSTDCLSPITEELIRKGVGKEHTVDFIETTTRPASVHNGHPFQVEAGIAYGGNLPKEEKVEILRFANRVPLLYQQGACAITHAIENLNWRGYSLNQPGGSLPIGPVIILVHVASTHIPFTSESKEAIADVPEIISEVELALKDVARRLKNYLSRQDNLEKRREKEEIIYSILPRIAKKVGEILERPTPDITPIVAKIMRNVFCQRVVKQNGNGCEVEIHFKNHGDSVHHFNLHETLPYSIVSPSPEPKKIPVGKQVDYVWKVSLKPGEQKAIIYRLDIALEEAAKLPQLVVEGIESELITGAKAVNV